A genomic region of Arachis hypogaea cultivar Tifrunner chromosome 5, arahy.Tifrunner.gnm2.J5K5, whole genome shotgun sequence contains the following coding sequences:
- the LOC112800264 gene encoding dirigent protein 5-like, translated as MAFSFHHNYALAIIILILAMIQFEFTNGSHHHHHHHHKHLKSLHFSLYQHETINKTGYIIVNGVQGGASVTQTTTPFGTLFVFHDPLTLTANRTSKVVGTSEGTSITSSFDGLQSISIAKITLNLKNHKGSISILGDVNNIKPSDLPVVGGTQDFMFVNGYVTSSPVDLKGLTVVYKVEFHLYWPPYATTQAS; from the coding sequence atggctttttcttttcatcataaTTATGCTCTTGCAATTATTATCCTTATTTTGGCTATGATCCAATTTGAGTTCACCAATGGTtctcaccaccaccatcatcatcaccatAAACATCTCAAGTCCCTTCACTTCTCTTTGTACCAACATGAAACCATAAACAAAACAGGTTACATCATAGTAAATGGTGTCCAAGGTGGTGCTAGTGTTACTCAAACCACAACACCTTTTGGTACCCTTTTTGTGTTCCATGACCCTTTGACTCTCACTGCAAACAGAACCTCCAAAGTTGTTGGAACTTCTGAAGGGACTTCAATCACTTCAAGCTTTGATGGGTTGCAAAGCATTTCCATTGCAAAGATAACTCTGAATCTTAAGAATCATAAAGGGTCTATTTCTATTCTTGGTGATGTGAACAACATCAAGCCTTCAGATCTTCCTGTAGTTGGAGGCACCCAAGATTTTATGTTTGTGAATGGTTATGTTACTTCTTCTCCGGTTGATTTGAAGGGTCTCACCGTTGTTTATAAGGTTGAGTTTCATTTGTATTGGCCTCCATATGCAACTACTCAAGCATCTTAA
- the LOC112800266 gene encoding protein MODIFYING WALL LIGNIN-2-like — METPNRCKFTVIFSVIISLTLALVSCLLCIASEIKRNKKEDLRFNGKQCYLPSSQAFGLGIAALVCLSLAQIIGNCVLFKNYCSGGKRNSHYKITLIAMVLLLISWLSFGIAMILLITATSMSKRQPYRIGWLNGECYLVKRGVYAGSTILILVTVGSVIGSVLLTIKANQTEQDRKIHAQTG; from the exons ATGGAAACTCCAAATAGGTGTAAATTTACAGTGATCTTCTCCGTCATTATCTCCCTCACACTTGCCTTAGTTTCATGCTTATTATGTATAGCCTCTGAGATTAAGAGGAACAAG AAGGAGGATCTTAGATTCAATGGTAAACAATGTTACTTACCATCAAGCCAAGCATTTGGATTGGGGATTGCAGCTTTGGTTTGTTTAAGTTTGGCTCAGATCATTGGCAACTGTGTATTGTTCAAGAATTATTGTtcaggagggaaaagaaactcacaTTATAAGATAACACTCATTGCAATGGTTCTGCTTTTGATCTCTTG GCTTAGCTTTGGGATTGCAATGATCTTATTGATAACTGCCACAAGCATGAGTAAGAGGCAGCCTTATAGGATAGGTTGGTTGAATGGTGAATGCTACCTAGTCAAAAGGGGTGTTTATGCCGGCTCAACCATATTGATCCTAGTAACCGTAGGTTCGGTAATTGGTTCGGTTTTGTTAACAATAAAGGCCAATCAAACAGAACAAGATCGCAAAATACATGCACAAACAGGGTGA